From Enterococcus mediterraneensis, the proteins below share one genomic window:
- a CDS encoding CHAP domain-containing protein, with the protein MKKSLLSALMVCSLTLTAVAAPTLAAADSIDQKIEQQDKKISELKGKQADAQAQIEALEADIASVEAKVKDLEAQQAKLTDDTLKLQDTIAELKVRIAKREEAIQKQARDVQVNGQSTNFIDAVLDADTLTDAIGRVQAMTKIVNANNDLVEQQKQDKQKVEDKVKENEQKIAALTANQSQLEDEKNAIASKQADLNVMKANLAAEQATAEKDKEKLNKQKEEAAAERARVLAEQKRAAEARKAEEARQAEAAAKAQEAAKKAATTNTETTEQTESSKTTVSKPANTQQSETPAKTEEPADNNNSNDNGNSGNDNTSTISNGATTGGGKDHSNSGNMYPPGQCTYYVKSVAPWVGTYWGNGAQWGASAQADGYRVDSTPAAGAVVVFAGGQSVGSWNADPVYGHVAYVQSYNASNNTITITQGGMGFSNPYGPNTETISASGLVYIHR; encoded by the coding sequence GTGAAGAAAAGTTTGCTATCAGCATTAATGGTATGTTCATTAACACTAACAGCAGTCGCTGCACCAACTTTAGCCGCAGCAGATAGTATCGATCAAAAAATCGAACAACAAGATAAAAAAATCAGCGAATTAAAGGGTAAACAAGCAGATGCTCAAGCACAAATCGAAGCTTTGGAAGCAGATATCGCATCTGTAGAAGCAAAAGTCAAAGATTTAGAAGCACAACAAGCAAAATTGACTGATGATACGCTTAAATTGCAAGATACGATCGCTGAATTGAAAGTCCGCATTGCTAAACGTGAAGAAGCGATCCAAAAACAAGCTCGTGACGTTCAAGTCAACGGTCAAAGCACAAACTTCATCGACGCTGTTTTAGATGCTGACACATTGACAGATGCTATCGGTCGTGTTCAAGCAATGACTAAGATCGTTAACGCAAATAATGATTTAGTAGAACAACAAAAACAAGATAAACAAAAAGTTGAAGATAAAGTTAAAGAAAACGAACAAAAAATTGCGGCTCTTACTGCTAACCAAAGCCAGTTAGAAGATGAAAAAAATGCGATTGCTTCAAAACAAGCTGATTTGAATGTGATGAAAGCAAACTTAGCAGCTGAACAAGCAACAGCTGAAAAAGACAAAGAAAAATTAAACAAACAAAAAGAAGAAGCGGCAGCTGAACGTGCACGCGTACTAGCTGAACAAAAACGTGCAGCAGAAGCTCGCAAAGCTGAAGAAGCTCGTCAAGCCGAAGCAGCAGCTAAAGCTCAAGAAGCAGCTAAAAAAGCAGCAACAACCAATACTGAAACAACTGAACAAACTGAAAGCAGCAAAACGACTGTATCAAAACCAGCTAACACACAACAATCAGAAACACCTGCTAAAACCGAAGAACCTGCTGATAACAACAATAGCAACGATAACGGCAATAGCGGAAACGATAATACATCAACCATTTCTAATGGAGCTACTACTGGAGGTGGGAAAGACCACAGCAATTCAGGCAACATGTATCCACCAGGTCAATGTACGTATTATGTTAAATCCGTAGCACCTTGGGTAGGTACTTACTGGGGCAATGGCGCTCAATGGGGCGCATCAGCACAAGCTGACGGTTACCGAGTAGATTCTACTCCAGCCGCAGGCGCTGTCGTAGTATTTGCTGGCGGACAAAGTGTTGGTAGTTGGAATGCTGATCCTGTGTATGGTCACGTAGCTTACGTTCAATCATACAATGCTTCAAACAATACAATTACGATCACACAAGGCGGTATGGGATTCTCTAATCCTTATGGACCGAATACTGAAACAATAAGTGCTTCAGGCTTGGTTTATATCCACCGTTAA
- a CDS encoding YeiH family protein — MNLSIIRKKTEIKLILPGLILAFAVAVVSKGLALIFPSLGGATIAILLGIVLGNTLFKQKSLAQGTKFAESRLLEYSVVLLGFTVTFQTIQQMGFKGLIYVLLMMTTVIFSAYLIGRKLGFNEKMALMMAGGNAVCGSSAIGAIAPAIDADDEEKGQIITLVNLLGTVMMLTLPFLGLSLFGSNLLRKSALLGGTLQSVGQVVAGASLLDAETVDYSMLFKITRIIFLVIVVFAFEKKVQSSSPQVASVKKKKIPIPWYVLGFLIFCVLNSFVTLPAIFNESAHFISTWFETTALAAIGLRLDFRKFIKEGPRFLIYGLSVGAFQTIAAILFISLLHI; from the coding sequence ATGAATTTATCAATTATTCGCAAAAAGACAGAAATCAAACTGATTTTACCAGGATTGATTTTAGCTTTCGCTGTCGCTGTCGTTTCAAAAGGACTTGCACTGATTTTCCCTAGTTTGGGTGGCGCAACCATCGCCATTTTATTAGGGATCGTTTTAGGAAATACTTTATTCAAGCAGAAATCATTGGCACAAGGAACAAAATTCGCAGAGAGCCGTTTGCTGGAATACTCTGTCGTTTTACTTGGCTTCACAGTCACCTTTCAAACGATCCAGCAGATGGGATTCAAAGGATTGATCTATGTCCTGCTGATGATGACCACTGTCATTTTCAGTGCCTATCTCATTGGTCGTAAATTGGGATTCAATGAAAAAATGGCACTGATGATGGCAGGCGGCAACGCAGTCTGCGGGTCCTCAGCTATCGGAGCGATCGCACCTGCTATTGACGCTGATGACGAAGAAAAAGGCCAGATCATTACACTGGTCAATTTATTAGGAACTGTCATGATGCTGACACTGCCGTTTTTAGGACTATCACTTTTCGGCAGCAATCTTTTAAGGAAAAGTGCATTGCTAGGAGGCACACTGCAATCAGTAGGACAAGTCGTCGCTGGCGCAAGTTTGTTGGATGCTGAAACCGTCGATTATTCTATGTTGTTCAAAATCACTCGGATCATTTTCTTAGTGATCGTAGTCTTTGCCTTCGAGAAAAAAGTCCAAAGCTCTTCGCCTCAAGTGGCATCTGTCAAAAAGAAAAAAATTCCGATCCCTTGGTATGTACTGGGCTTTTTAATTTTCTGCGTATTAAATAGTTTTGTTACTTTGCCGGCTATTTTTAATGAATCCGCCCATTTTATCAGCACTTGGTTTGAGACTACTGCTTTAGCTGCAATTGGACTAAGGTTGGATTTTCGAAAATTTATCAAAGAAGGTCCGCGCTTTTTGATTTATGGACTCTCAGTCGGTGCTTTTCAAACGATCGCAGCAATCCTCTTCATCTCTCTACTGCATATTTAA